From the genome of Lotus japonicus ecotype B-129 chromosome 6, LjGifu_v1.2, one region includes:
- the LOC130726629 gene encoding IQ domain-containing protein IQM2-like, producing MIAKIESSLLDSSDSRHLVAAAVKLQKVYKSFRTRRKLADCAVLVEQSWWKLLDFAELKHSSVSFFDIEKHETAISRWSRARTRAAKVGKGLSKDAKAQKLALQHWLEAIDPRHRYGHNLHFYYDKWLKCQSREPFFYWLDIGEGKDINLGKCPRSKLQEQCVKYLGPMERLAYEVVVEDGRFFYKQTGEVLHTTGESARAKWIFVLSTSKALYVGKKKKGSFQHSSFLAGGAASCAGRLVVENGVLKAVWPYSGHYRPTKENFEEFISFLQEKNVDLSNVTMTPVDEDDDYDHQRSHLSEEDLNGNMSGLEDEEIIAEKANLMETESLSAQVAPKTSKFKIFGRELTNLEISKIDQETTQAFEAELDKTILNQIKPCQLGKQLSCKWTSGVGPRIGCVRGYPCEVQFRALEQVNLSPKRNNHFLRSVIPIIPMSWVKWMHNLFILFCK from the exons ATGATCGCAAAGATCGAATCATCTCTTCTGGATTCAAGCGACTCCAGACACCTGGTGGCTGCTGCAGTTAAATTGCAGAAAGTGTACAAAAGCTTTCGCACAAGAAGAAAGCTAGCAGATTGTGCAGTTCTTGTTGAACAAAGCtg GTGGAAGCTTTTAGATTTTGCTGAATTAAAGCACAGCTCTGTATCTTTCTTTGATATTGAGAAGCACGAAACTGCCATTTCACGTTGGTCTAGAGCTAGAACCAGAGCTGCTAAG GTTGGTAAAGGTTTATCAAAAGATGCTAAAGCTCAAAAACTTGCTTTGCAGCACTGGCTTGAAGCA ATTGATCCTCGCCATCGGTATGGACATAATCTACACTTTTATTATGATAAATGGCTCAAGTGTCAGAGCAGAGAACCCTTTTTCTACTG GCTAGATATAGGAGAAGGAAAGGACATAAATCTTGGAAAGTGCCCTCGATCCAAGCTTCAAGAGCAATGTGTTAAATATCTAGGACCG ATGGAAAGGTTGGCATATGAAGTTGTTGTGGAGGATGGGAGGTTTTTCTACAAGCAAACAGGAGAGGTCCTTCACACCACTGGAGAAAGTGCACGTGCCAAGTGGATATTTGTCCTCAGCACATCTAAAGCCTTGTATgttggtaagaagaagaaaggttCATTTCAGCATTCTAGCTTTTTGGCTGGAGGAGCAGCATCTTGTGCTGGGAGACTAGTTGTTGAAAATGGTGTCTTGAAG GCAGTTTGGCCTTACAGTGGCCATTATCGACCAACAAAAGAGAATTTTGAGGAATTCATTTCATTCCTTCAGGAGAAAAATGTTGACCTTTCCAATGTCACG ATGACTCCagttgatgaggatgatgattaTGATCATCAAAGAAGCCACTTATCTGAAGAGGACTTAAATGGGAACATGAGTGGCTTGGAGGATGAAGAGATTATTGCAGAGAAGGCCAATTTGATGGAAACTGAAAGCTTGTCAGCACAAGTGGCACCTAAGACAAGCAAATTCAAGATTTTTGGAAGAGAATTGACCAATCTTGAAATTTCCAAAATTGATCAAGAAACAACACAAGCTTTTGAAGCAGAACTAGATAAAACAATTCTAAACCAAATTAAACCTTGCCAATTGGGGAAACAGTTATCTTGCaaatggacaagtggagttGGACCTCGTATTGGATGTGTAAGGGGCTACCCTTGTGAGGTTCAATTCCGTGCTTTGGAACAAGTTAATCTGTCTCCAAAAAGAAACAACCACTTTCTTAGATCAGTGATACCAATTATTCCCATGTCATGGGTGAAATGGATGCATAATTTGTTTATTCTTTTCTGTAAATAG